The Larus michahellis chromosome 2, bLarMic1.1, whole genome shotgun sequence genome window below encodes:
- the LOC141738414 gene encoding ciliary microtubule associated protein 1A-like → MDGAWVGTWRPHRPRGLITAHFTSPGPKYSIPGTTGYLAHNPTKARAPAYTFQGAKCPLPDSCSPGAWYYMQPSVTRNGKYMAPAQHMCGLPKIKTEVTPAPSDYCTDKADKHLYKCLLVQSMAFRHKAVKDDQMPGLCTYILPRLLGPNTAYTHANPCYSTSGKSKHNGFAEDLSNMPGPAAFPRVELDLYKTRSPTYTMGTRARPGGDPMVKPGLADYCLAKMTLIKPQAPAPAFRLRHSRYTTPLIPPI, encoded by the exons ATGGACGGAGCCTGGGTGGGCACTTGGAGACCTCACCGCCCACGTGGCCTCATCACAGCCCATTTCACCAGTCCGGGACCCAAGTACTCCATCCCTGGGACAACAG GTTACCTGGCTCACAATCCCACCAAAGCCAGAGCCCCTGCCTACACATTTCAAGGGGCCAAATGTCCCCTCCCAGACAGCTGCTCACCAGGTGCTTGGTACTACATGCAGCCCTCCGTCACCAGGAACGGGAAGTACATGGCTCCTGCACAGCACATGTGCGGACTTCCCAAGATCAAAACCGAGGTCACCCCTGCACCAA GCGACTACTGCACCGACAAGGCCGACAAACACCTCTACAAATGCCTGCTGGTTCAGTCCATGGCCTTCCGGCACAAGGCCGTCAAAGACGACCAGATGCCAG GTCTGTGCACCTACatcctgcccaggctgctggggccCAACACAGCCTACACCCACGCCAACCCCTGCTACTCCACGTCAGGGAAGAGTAAGCACAATGGCTTTGCTGAAGACCTCTCCAAC ATGCCAGGGCCTGCCGCATTCCCCAGGGTGGAGCTGGACCTCTACAAAACCAGGTCTCCCACCTACACCATGGGTACCCGAGCTAGACCAGGAGGCGACCCAATGGTGAAGCCAGGGCTGGCAGACTACTGCCTGGCAAAG ATGACATTGATCAAGCCCCAGGCACCTGCTCCCGCCTTCAGACTCCGTCATTCCCGCTACACAACACCTCTAATCCCACCTATCTGA